In a genomic window of Venatoribacter cucullus:
- a CDS encoding response regulator encodes MNHWTIQNRILFLALLPGVLVTLVLGIFFMSERARDLNNLLEERALAMVKQLAPTSEYGVMTGSSGILQNISNNMLEEQDVRAVSIYNPDMVIMAHAGPRMHTERLGQQQLLDGQLLLQRTEESVRVRAPVYAQNLIIDDEFNSFAVQPTGPLQVLGWVELELSLNNTRLQHFQHLASSLTVIALALLICSFIALRFSRQVSQPMQHIARAMKDLENGKLDTRVHVQAGAEFVQLASGINAMASALQRANTEHQHNLEQTTRDLQETLDELEIRNRELAIGRKEALEASRMKSEFLANVSHEIRTPLNGIIGFSELLARTQVNDRQADYLATIHNSSTDLLKIINDILDLSKIDAGKLIIEHTDINLRDVLEDVLTVLAPEAGNKGLELNYLIYSDVPLHIQSDPLRLKQVLTNLINNAIKFTERGSVNVRVSVISQNNNRAGIRFEIQDTGIGMSDAQLGKIFTAFTQADASTARKFGGTGLGLIISRALVEAMHGDIQVSSQPGRGSTFSFHIEAGLQPNPQDDLPPLPGLRLALLEPAVMNRMNIASLLQQWQIDHTDYEHLPQLQDALEQEGAPPWQGLIISIGRHLPDSEAVRKLLHQVRQQGLPVIALTEPGSSDSAEILLQAGVSFSISQPCTRRHLYRVLRQALQLPALPGQGQDAARNNGNKAAPVILAVDDNAANLKLVVTLLQELQLPVLSATSGREAIDVVRQQNVDMILMDIQMPDMNGLEATGHIRALTERGNMPIVALTAHAMADEKEALLKAGMNDYQTKPISQEQLVNCIERWTGFRCTIQPVAPAVASAPAPLCHWVFDTAIALRHANNKADLATDMFRMLLDSLALDMPAIMEAWEEEDMEQLLERVHRVHGATRYCGVPCLRNTLEKLETALKAGQNSMLPDLMRQLVEDSANLQHWAHSNDWETLLLEGTAVSD; translated from the coding sequence ATGAACCACTGGACCATTCAGAACCGCATCCTGTTTTTAGCCCTGCTGCCCGGGGTGCTGGTAACGCTGGTGCTGGGCATTTTTTTTATGTCGGAGCGCGCCCGGGATTTAAACAACCTGCTGGAAGAGCGCGCGCTGGCGATGGTGAAGCAGCTGGCGCCGACCTCGGAATACGGCGTGATGACCGGCAGCAGCGGTATTCTGCAGAATATTTCCAACAATATGCTGGAAGAACAGGATGTGCGGGCGGTCAGTATCTACAACCCGGACATGGTCATCATGGCGCACGCCGGCCCACGCATGCACACCGAACGGCTGGGGCAGCAACAACTGCTGGATGGCCAGCTGCTGCTGCAACGTACCGAGGAGTCGGTGCGGGTACGCGCACCGGTGTATGCCCAGAACCTGATTATCGACGATGAATTCAACAGTTTTGCGGTACAGCCGACCGGCCCGTTACAGGTGCTGGGCTGGGTTGAACTGGAACTGTCGCTGAACAACACCCGCTTACAGCATTTCCAGCATCTGGCGTCCTCCCTGACGGTAATCGCCCTGGCGCTGCTGATCTGCAGCTTTATCGCCCTGCGCTTCAGCCGCCAGGTATCACAACCCATGCAGCACATTGCCCGGGCCATGAAAGATCTGGAAAACGGCAAGCTGGATACCCGGGTGCATGTGCAGGCAGGGGCCGAATTTGTGCAGCTGGCCTCGGGCATTAATGCCATGGCCAGCGCTCTGCAGCGGGCCAATACCGAGCACCAGCACAACCTGGAACAAACCACCCGCGATCTGCAGGAAACCCTCGACGAGCTGGAAATCCGCAACCGCGAACTGGCCATCGGCCGTAAAGAAGCGCTGGAAGCCAGCCGCATGAAATCGGAATTTCTGGCCAATGTCAGCCATGAAATCCGCACCCCACTGAACGGCATTATCGGCTTCAGCGAGCTGCTGGCGCGCACCCAGGTTAACGACCGTCAGGCGGATTATCTGGCCACCATTCATAATTCCTCAACCGACCTGCTGAAGATCATCAACGATATTCTCGACTTATCAAAAATCGATGCCGGCAAGCTGATTATTGAACACACCGATATCAATCTGCGCGATGTACTGGAAGACGTGCTGACCGTGCTGGCACCGGAAGCCGGTAACAAAGGGCTGGAACTGAACTACCTGATTTATTCCGATGTGCCGCTGCACATTCAGAGCGACCCGCTGCGCCTGAAACAGGTGCTCACCAACCTGATTAATAACGCCATTAAATTTACCGAGCGCGGCTCGGTGAACGTGCGGGTGTCGGTGATCAGCCAGAATAACAACCGCGCCGGCATCCGCTTTGAAATTCAGGATACCGGTATCGGCATGAGCGACGCCCAGCTGGGCAAAATCTTCACCGCCTTTACCCAGGCCGATGCCAGCACCGCACGCAAGTTTGGCGGTACCGGGCTGGGGCTGATTATTTCACGCGCGCTGGTCGAAGCCATGCACGGTGACATTCAGGTCAGCAGCCAACCGGGCCGCGGCTCCACCTTCAGTTTCCATATTGAAGCCGGCCTGCAGCCCAACCCGCAGGATGATCTGCCACCGCTGCCGGGGTTACGGCTGGCCCTGTTGGAACCGGCAGTGATGAACCGGATGAACATTGCCAGCCTGTTGCAGCAATGGCAGATCGACCACACCGATTATGAGCATCTGCCTCAGTTGCAGGACGCGCTGGAACAAGAAGGTGCGCCGCCCTGGCAGGGGCTGATTATCAGTATCGGCCGTCATCTGCCCGATTCCGAAGCCGTGCGTAAACTGCTGCATCAGGTCCGTCAGCAAGGGCTGCCGGTCATCGCCCTGACCGAACCCGGCAGCAGCGACAGTGCCGAAATATTGCTGCAGGCTGGTGTCAGTTTCAGCATCAGTCAGCCCTGCACCCGCCGGCATCTGTACCGGGTGCTGCGCCAGGCTCTGCAGCTGCCGGCCCTGCCTGGTCAGGGGCAGGATGCCGCCCGCAATAACGGCAACAAAGCCGCACCGGTAATTCTGGCGGTGGACGATAACGCCGCCAACCTGAAACTGGTGGTAACGCTGCTGCAGGAACTGCAGCTGCCGGTGCTGTCGGCCACCTCCGGACGCGAAGCCATTGATGTGGTGCGGCAGCAGAATGTTGACATGATTCTGATGGATATTCAGATGCCGGATATGAACGGCCTGGAGGCCACCGGTCATATCCGGGCGCTGACCGAACGCGGCAATATGCCCATTGTTGCCCTCACCGCCCACGCCATGGCCGATGAAAAAGAAGCCCTGCTGAAAGCCGGTATGAACGACTACCAGACCAAACCCATTTCACAGGAACAACTGGTTAACTGTATTGAACGCTGGACCGGTTTCCGCTGTACCATTCAGCCCGTGGCACCAGCCGTTGCATCGGCCCCCGCCCCGCTGTGTCACTGGGTGTTTGATACTGCCATCGCGCTGCGCCATGCCAATAACAAAGCCGACCTGGCCACCGATATGTTCCGTATGTTGCTGGATTCGCTGGCGCTGGATATGCCGGCCATTATGGAAGCCTGGGAAGAAGAGGATATGGAACAACTGCTGGAGCGGGTACACCGGGTACACGGCGCCACCCGCTACTGTGGCGTGCCCTGCCTGCGCAATACCCTGGAAAAACTGGAAACCGCCCTCAAAGCAGGCCAAAACAGCATGCTGCCGGACTTAATGCGGCAACTGGTGGAAGACAGCGCCAATCTGCAGCACTGGGCCCACAGCAATGACTGGGAAACCCTGTTACTGGAAGGTACTGCGGTCAGCGACTGA
- the acpS gene encoding holo-ACP synthase, with the protein MNITPPTLQSMPGRVAGVVAVGTDLLDSQRIEQAVARHGQRFVARILTPAEQQLYRQRAQPLNFLAKQFAAKEALAKALGTGIAQGVGFQQLEILRDAAGAPQVQLYGVALQRLQQLGAQQALVSLSDEGALILAFALLSR; encoded by the coding sequence ATGAACATTACGCCTCCCACCTTGCAGAGTATGCCTGGCCGAGTTGCCGGAGTGGTCGCGGTCGGTACTGACCTGCTCGACAGCCAGCGCATTGAGCAGGCCGTGGCGCGGCATGGGCAGCGCTTTGTGGCAAGGATTCTGACCCCGGCAGAACAGCAGCTGTACCGCCAGCGGGCGCAGCCGCTGAACTTTCTGGCCAAGCAGTTTGCCGCCAAAGAAGCGTTGGCCAAAGCGCTGGGTACCGGCATTGCTCAGGGGGTTGGTTTTCAGCAGCTGGAGATATTGCGCGATGCTGCCGGTGCGCCACAGGTGCAGCTGTACGGCGTGGCGTTACAGCGTCTGCAGCAGCTGGGGGCGCAGCAGGCGCTGGTCAGTTTGTCGGATGAAGGGGCGCTGATTCTGGCTTTTGCGCTGCTCAGTCGCTGA
- the pdxJ gene encoding pyridoxine 5'-phosphate synthase yields the protein MKNPQRVLLGVNIDHVATLRQARGTIYPDPVQAAFIAEQAGADGITVHPREDRRHIQTRDVLVLAKTLSTRMNLEMAVTDAMLTLAEEVRPAASCLVPEKREELTTEGGLDVVGQEAHIRAAVQRLQAIGSEVSLFIDPDVAQIDATVRTGAPVIELHTGRYADATTEAEQLAELQRIQQAAAYAHECGLIVNAGHGLHYHNVEAIAAIPCMNELNIGHAIVARAVFVGLAEAVREMRALLAAATSRA from the coding sequence GTGAAAAATCCGCAACGAGTGTTATTGGGTGTGAATATTGACCATGTGGCCACCCTGCGTCAGGCCCGTGGCACCATCTACCCGGATCCGGTGCAGGCGGCCTTTATCGCTGAACAAGCCGGCGCCGATGGCATTACCGTGCACCCGCGCGAAGACCGCCGCCATATCCAGACCCGCGATGTGCTGGTGCTGGCCAAAACCCTGTCCACCAGGATGAATCTGGAAATGGCCGTCACCGACGCCATGCTGACCCTGGCCGAGGAGGTGCGCCCGGCGGCCAGCTGTCTGGTGCCGGAAAAACGTGAAGAACTCACCACCGAAGGCGGTCTGGATGTGGTGGGTCAGGAAGCCCATATCCGCGCCGCGGTACAACGGCTGCAGGCCATTGGCAGTGAAGTGTCGCTGTTTATCGACCCGGACGTTGCCCAGATCGACGCCACCGTGCGCACCGGCGCGCCGGTGATCGAACTGCACACCGGCCGCTACGCCGATGCCACTACCGAAGCCGAACAGCTGGCGGAATTGCAGCGCATTCAGCAGGCCGCCGCCTATGCCCATGAATGTGGCTTAATTGTGAATGCCGGCCACGGTCTGCATTACCACAACGTTGAGGCCATTGCCGCCATTCCCTGTATGAACGAGCTGAACATCGGCCACGCCATTGTCGCGCGCGCCGTGTTTGTCGGGCTGGCCGAAGCGGTGCGGGAAATGCGTGCTTTGCTGGCTGCGGCGACCAGCCGCGCCTGA
- the recO gene encoding DNA repair protein RecO yields the protein MQALIILQRQPLREQDWLLDVFSSQRGRLSLVLNRPQTVPDLFTLYQGDWQPAQDWPALKGWHRQQSWPLQDTALFCGFYLNELLVKLLPRHEPQPALFATYQATLNGLHNSPVADPWLRLFEVQLLTQLGYGFSWQQDSSGQPLQAGQYYRFVPGQGFSPAASGLAGADLLAFASGANALPLWRLARAVLRQALDHVLQQPLLSRELLLPARAAGTPTAADAATGRLP from the coding sequence ATGCAGGCGCTGATCATTCTGCAGCGCCAGCCGCTGCGCGAGCAGGACTGGCTGCTGGATGTGTTCAGCAGCCAGCGTGGCCGCTTAAGCCTGGTGCTGAACCGGCCACAAACCGTACCGGACTTATTCACTCTGTATCAGGGCGACTGGCAACCGGCGCAGGACTGGCCGGCGCTGAAAGGCTGGCACCGGCAACAGAGCTGGCCATTACAGGACACCGCGTTGTTCTGTGGTTTTTATCTGAACGAACTGCTGGTGAAATTACTGCCCCGGCATGAGCCGCAGCCCGCCTTGTTTGCAACCTATCAGGCGACCCTGAACGGCCTGCACAACAGCCCGGTGGCCGACCCCTGGTTACGGTTATTTGAAGTACAGTTACTGACGCAGCTGGGCTATGGTTTTTCCTGGCAACAGGACAGCAGCGGTCAGCCGCTGCAGGCCGGGCAATACTACCGGTTTGTGCCGGGGCAGGGTTTCAGTCCCGCCGCCAGTGGCCTGGCCGGTGCTGATTTATTGGCGTTTGCCAGCGGTGCCAATGCCTTACCGCTGTGGCGCCTGGCGCGCGCAGTATTGCGCCAGGCGCTTGATCATGTGCTGCAGCAACCGCTGCTCAGCCGCGAATTATTATTGCCGGCCCGTGCGGCCGGAACACCAACTGCGGCCGATGCCGCCACCGGGAGACTGCCGTGA
- the era gene encoding GTPase Era: MTQRTGYVAIVGRPNVGKSTLLNRILGQKLSITSRKPQTTRHQILGIKTEDDQQVIYVDTPGIHKLQDKAINRYMNKAATTAVKDVDLILMLIDRMRWTDEDEMVLNTIKGQRAPVVLVVNKVDFVKEKDELLPWLEEVSKKHNFEQIIPLSAKTGHNVDRLEHLIESYLPESQHFFPEDQITDRSSRFLAAELVREKIMRQLGDELPYAMTVEIEEFVHNGTLIDISALILVERATQKAIVIGDGGSRIKQIGQDARKDMEVMFDCKVMLKLWVKVKAGWSDDERALRSLGYDDRIG; encoded by the coding sequence ATGACCCAGCGTACCGGTTACGTTGCTATTGTCGGCCGGCCTAATGTCGGCAAGTCCACGTTGCTGAACCGTATTCTCGGCCAGAAGTTATCCATTACTTCGCGCAAGCCGCAAACCACCCGCCATCAGATTCTGGGCATTAAAACCGAAGACGATCAGCAGGTGATTTATGTGGATACCCCGGGTATTCACAAACTGCAGGACAAAGCCATTAACCGCTATATGAATAAAGCGGCCACCACAGCGGTAAAAGACGTCGATTTAATTCTGATGCTGATCGACCGTATGCGCTGGACCGACGAAGACGAAATGGTGCTGAACACCATTAAAGGTCAGCGGGCACCGGTGGTGCTGGTGGTGAATAAAGTCGATTTCGTTAAAGAAAAAGACGAGCTGCTGCCGTGGCTGGAAGAAGTCAGTAAAAAACATAATTTTGAGCAGATTATTCCGCTCAGTGCCAAGACCGGCCACAACGTCGACCGGCTGGAGCATCTGATTGAAAGCTACCTGCCGGAAAGCCAGCACTTCTTTCCGGAAGATCAGATTACCGACCGCAGCTCGCGTTTTCTGGCGGCCGAACTGGTGCGCGAAAAAATCATGCGCCAGCTGGGCGATGAACTGCCCTATGCCATGACGGTGGAAATTGAAGAGTTTGTGCATAACGGCACGTTAATTGATATCAGCGCCCTGATTCTGGTGGAGCGGGCGACCCAGAAAGCCATTGTGATTGGTGATGGTGGTTCCCGTATCAAGCAGATCGGTCAGGATGCGCGCAAAGATATGGAAGTGATGTTTGACTGCAAAGTGATGCTGAAGCTGTGGGTGAAGGTAAAAGCCGGCTGGTCGGACGATGAACGCGCTCTGCGCAGTCTGGGTTACGACGACCGCATCGGTTAA
- the rnc gene encoding ribonuclease III, with translation MNNPLVKLSQRLGYRFRDESLVLLALTHRSKGGTNNERLEFLGDSILNFVIAEELYQRFGLAKEGKLSRLRAKIVKGETLAEIARELDLGDFLLLGSGELKSGGHRRDSILADTVEALIGALYLEAGLEEVRGRILSWFGPRLDLLSLEDPIKDPKTRLQEHQQGNKSRLPAYEVLQVEGPTNEQIFTVECRVPECPQPVVARGNSRRAAEQQAAQQMLVLLGIDQTPSGGKETV, from the coding sequence GTGAATAATCCCTTAGTTAAATTATCGCAACGACTCGGTTACCGCTTCCGCGATGAAAGTCTGGTGCTGCTGGCACTGACGCACCGCAGCAAAGGTGGCACCAATAACGAACGGCTGGAATTTCTCGGCGACTCCATTCTTAATTTTGTGATTGCCGAAGAACTGTACCAACGGTTCGGCTTAGCCAAAGAAGGCAAACTCAGCCGTCTGCGGGCCAAAATTGTGAAAGGGGAAACCCTGGCAGAAATCGCCCGCGAACTGGATCTGGGCGACTTTCTGCTGCTCGGTTCCGGTGAATTAAAAAGCGGTGGCCACCGCCGCGATTCCATCCTGGCCGATACCGTAGAAGCCTTAATCGGTGCGCTGTATCTGGAAGCCGGTTTAGAGGAAGTGCGTGGCCGCATTTTAAGCTGGTTTGGCCCGCGGCTGGATCTGCTGAGCCTGGAAGATCCGATCAAAGATCCGAAAACCCGCCTGCAGGAACATCAGCAGGGTAATAAGTCGCGTCTGCCGGCTTATGAGGTGTTGCAGGTAGAAGGCCCGACCAACGAACAGATTTTTACTGTGGAATGCCGGGTGCCGGAATGTCCGCAACCGGTCGTGGCCCGGGGCAACAGCCGCCGCGCGGCAGAACAGCAGGCGGCCCAGCAGATGCTGGTGTTACTCGGAATTGATCAAACCCCGTCCGGCGGGAAGGAAACTGTATGA
- a CDS encoding DUF4845 domain-containing protein — protein MQQQRGMSMVSVLIILVGVALLLKAAFGLFSMYWDHKMISTVLEKMHSNPDERTEVRPAQLKRIIQERMDSNNIDVDMSGLTFRPAQNGVQMDWQYEMRRTWLGNVDLVVTFTQNQEFSQ, from the coding sequence ATGCAGCAACAACGCGGAATGTCGATGGTATCGGTGCTGATTATTCTGGTGGGCGTGGCCTTATTGCTGAAAGCCGCGTTCGGGTTATTTTCCATGTACTGGGATCATAAGATGATCAGCACGGTACTGGAAAAAATGCACAGTAACCCGGACGAGCGCACGGAAGTGCGCCCGGCGCAGCTGAAACGTATTATTCAGGAACGCATGGACAGCAATAATATTGATGTTGATATGAGCGGCCTGACCTTCCGTCCGGCCCAGAACGGGGTGCAGATGGACTGGCAGTATGAAATGCGCCGCACCTGGCTGGGTAATGTCGACCTGGTGGTTACTTTTACGCAAAACCAAGAATTCAGCCAGTGA
- the lepA gene encoding translation elongation factor 4: MSQLDHIRNFSIIAHIDHGKSTLSDRFIQVCGGLSDREMQAQVLDSMDIERERGITIKAQSVTLNYTARDGKTYQLNFIDTPGHVDFSYEVSRSLAACEGALLVVDAAQGVEAQSVANCYTAIEQGLEVRPVLNKMDLPQADPDKVAQEIEEIIGIDATGAVRCSAKSGLNVEDVLEDLVTHIPPPQGDPDAPLQALIIDSWFDSYLGVVSLIRVKNGVIRKGDKVRMKSTGRDHIVDGIGIFTPKMTPTGILGTGEVGYLVASIKEIHGAPVGDTIVSTKFADETPILPGFQKVKPQVYAGLFPVSSDDFETFRDALEKLSLNDASLFYEPENSDALGFGFRCGFLGMLHMEIIQERLEREYDLDLITTAPTVIYEVVTRKGETLQVDSPSKLPDAGSIEEMREPIAECNILVPQDYLGNVISLCIEKRGVQMDMQYTGSQVSLRYEIPLGEVVMDFFDRLKSASRGFASLDYSFKRFQAAPLVRLDVLVNGEKVDALAVIMHRDNVRRRGASLTEKMKELIPRQMFDVAIQAAIGNQVVARTTVKALRKNVTAKCYGGDVSRKKKLLQKQKEGKKRMKQIGNVEIPQSAFLAVLKVDD, from the coding sequence GTGAGCCAGCTGGACCACATTCGTAACTTTTCCATCATCGCCCATATTGACCACGGCAAATCCACCCTGTCAGACCGTTTTATTCAGGTCTGTGGCGGTCTCAGTGACCGTGAAATGCAGGCTCAGGTGCTGGACTCCATGGACATCGAACGCGAGCGCGGTATTACCATCAAAGCGCAAAGCGTTACCCTCAACTACACCGCCCGTGATGGTAAAACCTATCAGCTCAACTTTATTGATACCCCCGGCCACGTTGACTTCAGCTACGAGGTCAGCCGTTCACTGGCGGCCTGTGAAGGCGCGCTGCTGGTGGTGGATGCGGCTCAGGGCGTGGAAGCCCAGTCGGTGGCTAACTGCTACACCGCCATTGAGCAGGGGCTGGAAGTGCGCCCGGTGCTGAACAAAATGGATCTGCCGCAGGCTGATCCGGATAAAGTCGCCCAGGAAATTGAAGAAATTATCGGTATCGACGCCACCGGCGCCGTGCGTTGCAGTGCCAAAAGCGGCCTTAACGTGGAAGACGTGCTGGAAGATCTGGTCACTCATATCCCGCCGCCGCAAGGCGACCCGGACGCACCGCTGCAGGCGCTGATTATTGATTCCTGGTTTGACTCTTACCTGGGCGTGGTATCCCTTATCCGGGTTAAAAACGGCGTGATCCGCAAGGGCGATAAAGTACGGATGAAATCCACCGGCCGCGATCATATCGTTGACGGTATCGGTATTTTTACCCCGAAGATGACCCCGACCGGAATATTGGGTACCGGCGAAGTGGGTTATCTGGTGGCCAGCATCAAAGAAATTCATGGCGCCCCGGTGGGTGATACCATCGTCAGCACCAAATTTGCTGATGAAACCCCGATTCTGCCAGGTTTCCAGAAAGTAAAACCCCAGGTGTATGCCGGTTTATTCCCGGTCTCCTCAGATGATTTTGAAACCTTCCGCGATGCGCTGGAAAAACTGTCGCTGAATGACGCTTCGTTGTTTTATGAGCCGGAAAATTCTGACGCGCTGGGCTTTGGTTTCCGTTGTGGCTTCCTCGGTATGCTGCACATGGAAATTATTCAGGAGCGGCTGGAACGTGAATACGACCTTGACCTGATTACCACCGCCCCCACGGTAATTTATGAAGTGGTTACCCGTAAAGGTGAAACCCTGCAGGTCGACAGCCCGTCCAAATTACCCGACGCCGGTTCCATTGAAGAAATGCGTGAACCCATTGCCGAGTGCAATATTCTGGTGCCGCAGGATTATCTGGGTAACGTTATTTCCCTGTGCATTGAAAAACGCGGTGTGCAGATGGATATGCAGTACACCGGTTCACAGGTTTCCCTGCGCTATGAAATTCCGCTGGGCGAAGTGGTCATGGATTTCTTTGACCGCCTGAAATCGGCCAGCCGTGGTTTTGCCTCGCTGGATTACAGTTTCAAGCGCTTCCAGGCGGCACCGCTGGTGCGTCTGGATGTATTGGTTAATGGTGAAAAAGTCGATGCCCTGGCAGTGATTATGCACCGCGATAATGTCCGTCGCCGCGGTGCCTCGTTAACCGAAAAAATGAAAGAATTAATTCCGCGCCAGATGTTCGATGTGGCCATTCAGGCAGCCATTGGCAACCAGGTGGTGGCCCGTACTACCGTTAAAGCATTGCGTAAGAACGTAACTGCCAAGTGTTATGGCGGTGACGTATCGCGGAAGAAGAAACTGCTGCAGAAGCAGAAAGAAGGTAAAAAACGCATGAAACAAATCGGCAATGTGGAAATTCCACAATCTGCCTTCCTCGCCGTACTTAAAGTGGATGACTGA